CATCTGCCAGCCAGAGGACAGGAAGGGCAGAAtccagggaaaaggggaaatatCCTGCCACCAATGCCTCCACGTGAGGAGCTCTGCCCTTTCCAGAATGGGAACCACTGCCTTGAACACTCCCCAGGTCTCTAAATCACTCCAGCATGCTCAGAGAGCCTTTCCCCACCACCTGAGCCCCCCGTGGTTTTACTTTATGCCACCACATCACTTCTCTGCGGGTCTGTACGTTTGATTTGCATTTTATATTACCAGACTAATATGCctaaatggggtttttttttgcataagcaaagaggtttttttgtgCAGCTCTCTAAGGAAAGGTCTCCCTTAATGGAGAGCCACACGGACCGTCAGCATCGGCGTGGTCAGCAGCCCCCAGGCGAAGAACTCCAGGAAAATCACCACCACGGCGTGGTACACGCTGGGCTCGCCGATGCCCTGGCGctgcaaaacagagcagaaaacccaaaacccgtcagcagaaaacccaaaatccgtcagcagaaaacccaaaacccgtcagcagaaaacccaaaatccaTCACCAGCCTGCGGGAGCGGGCACCCCCAGCCCGGCCAGGGCAGCCGGGATGCCGCCCTGGAACGTTCCTCCCGTTCCCAGCCAGCAGCGGCACCGGCAGGGGCGGTGACAGCGCGGCCCACCGGGGACAGCTCGCCCCGGTACCGGTGTCGGTACCGGTGTCGGTACCGGTGTCGGTGCCCGCCATCccccccgcggccccgcgctcACGCCGGCCCCGTCCCGGATCACGATCTTCTTGGCCAGCAGGACGCTGCGGTTGAGCcgcttcttcttcttcttctcgcCGGTCATGGCGCCGCCGGGCCGCTGCCGATCGCCGGCCGCCgcggctgccccatcctccccgTGGCGGGCCGGGCCCAAGCGGACCGGGCCGCGCTGCGCAGGGGCCGGGGCCGAGCCCGGGCCCGGCACCGGAGCCGGACCGGCACCGGGCGGGGAGCGCCGGGCCCGgcggcggagcggagcggagggggcggccccgcccgctggccccgcccccggaGCGGGAACCGGCGCTTCCGCCGCGCCGCTCCTCGCGCCTCATTGGCTGCTCCGCCGCTTCCTCATCGGGCGCGCTGGTCTGTGATTGGCTGGGCGGGTCAGGGGGAGGCGTGGCCGTGACGTCAGCTCCCGCCGGTGGCACCGGGAGCGggcggcggcaccgggagcggcccAGGGCCCCGGGCCGCCTTTGCCGGCGGCTGCTGCCGCGTCCCGGGCGCCGCTCCCGGCTGGGGCAGGCGCGTTGAACAAGGACACGCGGCCGCCCCGGGGCTGGCGCACCGGTGGGGCGGGAAGGGCCGCGTGCTGTGTCGGTACCGAGCTGCTGGCTGTGTCCTCGGCACCGGCATCCCGAGTGGTGCCAGCCAAGCGCCTCCCCATgaccatcccatcccaccccatccgtGTCCCCGAGCCCGGTGCCGCGGGCGGGGAGCAGCTCCATCCCCGGTTTCTCGTTAACCCCGCGCGGTCCGGCGGGGCGGGTGCTGATCTCCTCGGTGCGGGGCCGGAGCACATGAATTTGGGCACGTTCAGATCAGTTTCATGCCGGCCGGGGCCCCTCCGCTCCGCCTGCCCGCTCGGGGTGGCCGCCCCGGGCAGCGGGAGGCGGCCACGCGCGACCGGCGGTGCCCGGAGCGGTGTCACCGGGGCCGGCCGAGGCTGCCGGGGCTCCTGCCCGCCCGCGGGGCGCTGGGGGCTGCGATCCAGCCTTTACCCGCCGAGCTTTTCCTCTAAGCAACGATTAAACCCCGGGGAAACTGGCCTCAGGTGACTCCACCTGGAAGATGAAAGCAATCCCCGATTTCCCGGGATTGGTGCCGGTGCGGGGAGCAGCTCCATCCCCGGGGCTGCGCTGGCCCCCGGCACGGGCGTGCCCGCAGCGCTCCGCTCGTGTCACAAAACGCCCGAAACCTCCGCGGGGTCACGGTGCCCGCCCTCGGCCGAGCCCCGGGACCGGGACCGTGCTCCCCCCGGCTGGGCAGGCACCTGAACCCCCTCGGACCGGGGATTAGAGCATGGAGGAGCCTGATTTATTCCAGTGCTCCACAACGGCCTAAAAACAAAAGCGAGGAGGGAGATCGGCGAGCAGGGAAGCGGCTCCCGGCATGGCAGCGGCAGATGTAATTCTATTACCTTGATTTATTGATCGCACTTAGAGCAATTACTGGCTCTCACCCCGGCACCTGCCGGGGAGCAGGAGACACGAGGAGGACAGACAAAGGCTCTGCGCCCGCCGGGGCACGGCCGGCCCCCGCGGAGGCTCCGGTGCCGTTGGTGCCGGTCCCGGGGGGCTGCGGGACCCAAGAGCGGCCCAAAGAAGCTGGAAACCAGCGCTGGAAGGAGCCTGTGATGCCTCAGGGATGGAACCCCAGCATTGAGAGCGCTGTggagagggaggggaagcagggctggggagagctgaGGGTCCccgggctccagcacagcagcgcTCCAGCCCCGAGTGCTCCGAGCCGCTCGAAAATCGCCGCAGCCCCGGGGCAGGAGCAAGGGCGAATCGCTCGATTGAGGTCAGAAAGTCCCTTTAAAGGGCTTTGTGGGATTGTTTTCCGCCCCTGCTTGCTGCAGttacaagcagaaaaaaaaaaaaaaccaacaataaAATGTTTGTGCTTTTTGCTGCCTGAGCCCTCCAGACGGATATAAACAAAGCGGGAGTCAGACCTGCCTTGGGAGGCAGATGAAATCAGAGCGGCCAGCGGGCCGGGAGGGACGGAACTAGGGCAGCATCGAAGCCTGACCGAGCCCTCCCCCGCTCCCCGGCCTGCCCGGGGCTCCTGCAGCGCTTCCCGGGAATGCGGAGGTGGGAAGAGCAGAAAATGTCCCTGTTGTGGGCGAGGGCACtgccatggtggctgttggcCGCTTCCACTCCAGCTGAAGCGGGCCAGGCCGTGCCCCAGCCCCGAGGCTCCGGGAGGGGCCgtcaccctgccctgcctctgccccaagGCTTGTGGCAAAGCTGGAAACTCGCAGGGCGGCTGCACCCCGCGGGCTTTCCCCATCAGGGAGCCACGAGGGGGTTCGGAGCAGGACGGGGGCACAGCGAGGGTGGCTCCGGCCCCGCGGCAGGGATGCTCGGGGGCCCGGGGATGCTCGGGTGGGTGGGGATGCTCGGTGCCCGGGGCTGCTGCGGTGGCCGGGGATGCTCGGTACCCGGGGATGCTCGGGTGGGTAGGGATGCTCGGGTGTGTGGGGATGCTCGGTGCCCGGGGATGCTCGGTACCCGGGGATGCTCGGTACCCGGGGATGCTCGGTACCCGGGGATGCTCGGTGCCCGGGGATGCTCGGTGCCCGGGGGATGCTGCGGTGCCCGGGGCCGCTCGGGTGGGCGGGGATGCTGGGCGGGCCGGGGATGCTCCGGCGGCCGCGGGTCGGGGGCGGGGGATGCGGGGAGCGCTCGCACCATGACATcagcgcggcgcggccccgggggAGCGGGCGGGGGGTGGGAGCCGgctcggcggcggcggcagcggagCGGAGCGCGGCCCCGGGCATGCTCCCGGAGCCCAAGTATGACCGCTTCCGCGACGAGCCGCTGACCGCCCCCATGCCGTCGCCGGCCCCCGCGCCGTGCCCCGCGGCGGGCGAGGAGCCCGAGCACGGCACCACCTTCTGCGCGCTGCTGCCGCGGATGCCGCAGTGGAAGTTCCCCGGCTCCAGCGGCTTCctcggccgcggccccgccggcgCCTCCCGGGACGCCCCCGCCGCGGCGGAGCCCCCCTCGGGGCTGGCCGCCGTGCTGGGCGCCTGCGAGCCGCTCTGCGCCGCGCCCTGCGCGTTaccgggcggcgggcgggcgcggggcgcggcggggcgggcgcggggggcggcggcggcggcggcggcgggggcccggcccggcggggacGAGTGGAGCCGCAAGGGCAGCTTCATCCGCAAACCGGCgcagggctggctgcacccCGACGAGCGGGTGCTGGGGCCCGGCGTCTCCTACATTGTCCGGGTAAGTCCCGCCGGAGCCCGGTGACGCGGGAGGGCGCGGagagcccggccccgggcgtGTGCGGGCCTCGGCCGCTCCTCCCGAAGGCTGCGGGAAGAGCCCTCGCTCGAGTCCCCCCGCCACGGCTGGACCGGGGCAGCCGCCCCCGGCACAGCACATCGGTGATGGGGCCGAGCCCCGGGGGGTTGCTGAGCCCACCGTGGGACTCCAGCGTGGCTGGCCCCTGCGAGGCATCacaggctgcagcacacagatgGGGTTGTGGGGCCTTAGCACGGGGTCTGGGCGTGCGatggggcattttggggtggGGGTGAAAGCTGCTGTGTGGGCCCTGAGCTggtgtggaaggtgtccctgagaCCCGGCCTCTCCTGTCAttgcctgccctgctgtgctgctttcccCCCGCAGTACATGGGGTGCATCGAGGTGCTGCGGTCCATGAGGTCCCTCGACTTCAACACCCGGACACAGGTCACCAGGTACGGCCCTGCACCCCAGAGCCAGCCCGGCGGGCCTGGGTGCTCCCCCTCGCAGGGCCCTGTGCAGCGAGGGGAGCACggggagctgtgccctgcagggacgCGGGCGAAGGGCACTGCCGCAGATCGATGGGTGGAAAGAGGAGAAGGGAGGTGGCCCCAGCCGGGATTACGCAGCTGCGGGGAGGCTGCGGTGCCCGGGGCCGTGGGGGGAAggcagctgggaagggctggggtcTGCAGCAGTCACCAGGTCTGTCCATTGCAGGGAAGCCATCAACAGACTATACGAGGCGGTGCCGGGTGTGAAGGGCATCTGGAAGAAGAAGGTGAGTTTCCACTCATCTTGGCCGTCCCTGGGACCAGCCaaggctgtgggacagggcacTAGGGTGCCTCTCCAGTTTGTGGGCCTGGGGCCTCTTGGGGCACCCTCCCCTCATTCACCCAATGAAGCCTGGTCCTGGTGGTCTTCACTGCCCCCACCATCCTCTCCCCTGTCAGGCTCCCAACAAAGCCCTGTTCTCCATCCTGGGCAAGAGCAACCTGCACTTTGCTGGCATGAGCATCGCTGTCAACATCTCTGTTGATGGGCTGAACCTCATGATCCCCACCACGCGCCAGGTGAGCGCTCCTggcacacagtgctgctgcctgccagcctgTGAGCCCCCTTGCTAATGCCCCCCTGGGCCGTGTTCCCCGTGCAGATCATCGCCAACCACCACATGCAGTCCATCTCCTTCGCCTCCGGTGGGGACATGGTGAGTCAtggagtgctggggacagggactgccagctcagcacagggtggcctggcctggctcgggacacggggctggggctgagctgtcCTCTCACCAGGcatctccagctctgctccccacagagcagcaggatgtCAGTGCTGATCTGTCCCTCTGTCTGCAGGACACCACGGACTACGTGGCCTATGTCGCCAAGGACCCCATCAACCAGAGAGGTGACACCAGCATCCACGCCTGGGGGCTCTGGAGGGGGGATGCACGGTGTGGGGAGGCTGGAGGAACACGAGGGGT
Above is a window of Passer domesticus isolate bPasDom1 chromosome 21, bPasDom1.hap1, whole genome shotgun sequence DNA encoding:
- the SHC2 gene encoding SHC-transforming protein 2 isoform X2, whose protein sequence is MLPEPKYDRFRDEPLTAPMPSPAPAPCPAAGEEPEHGTTFCALLPRMPQWKFPGSSGFLGRGPAGASRDAPAAAEPPSGLAAVLGACEPLCAAPCALPGGGRARGAAGRARGAAAAAAAGARPGGDEWSRKGSFIRKPAQGWLHPDERVLGPGVSYIVRYMGCIEVLRSMRSLDFNTRTQVTREAINRLYEAVPGVKGIWKKKAPNKALFSILGKSNLHFAGMSIAVNISVDGLNLMIPTTRQIIANHHMQSISFASGGDMDTTDYVAYVAKDPINQRACHILECCEGLAQSVISTVGQAFELRFKQYLHSPPKVVVPPERALAAEESAWGEEEEAAEHDYYNSIPGKEPPPGGLVDSRLLHSTALGHIRAQPSSSVPPSQGGLAARRDPSGQLGPPWDLESQGQPCDGYLQADSHAPGPRDYEEHMYVNTQSLDAWEPELLAHGAAEESPKKDLFDMRPFEDALKLHECIAGGATSPPIEDQWPSPPTRKAPVAPTEEQLRKEPWYHGRMSRRDAERLLQMDGDFLVRDSLTNPGQ